In the Glycine max cultivar Williams 82 chromosome 6, Glycine_max_v4.0, whole genome shotgun sequence genome, tcgATTATAGTGCACAAATAGTCGATTGAGATGGTAAAAGAATCGATTATTTAAgtgaaataattgatttttatgaaGACAAAAATTTATACCGTGAGTCCCACAAAATTGCAACTTAACACTCTTCAAACTTGTTGGTACCATACTCCCGCAGCTCATTTTCGTcgtcaatattttattttcatcgttTATACCGAACACAGTAGTGGagtttattgataaatattattaatagagGGTTAGTAATACACTTTTGTGTTAAATATTAATCAAGTtcttgtttttttcattttcagtctccatttagtttattatttgGGACTGATTTTGAGCAATAAAAATACACGACTAAATGCAAAAAATGATTAGAGGaactaaaaatgaacaaatttaaAGATGGACTAAAAATTTAACAGAGACTAGAAATGGAGAAATTTTTTAAGATGGACAAATTAGTCATTTATGATTCCCATGTACATAATGGTATTCTCAAACAGAGTTATCGACTTCTCATGCCACAATACAATGTACAAAAAATCTTCATCCATTACGTTGCAAGACATAATATAGGGGATATATGATTGGATTACAACTACTATTGTTGCTCACAACATTGATTAGATGAAATCAAACTTAACAAAAAGGCTAAAGAAGGAAGTTATCTATCATATGGTAAACCACATCAGCACCATCAGAATTCAACCAATATGTTTTCACCTGAGACCAaggcaaaacaaattaaaaaatatatatataggaaaagAAACACGGATCATAAAAAAGATTGGCATGTTTTGCAAGAACAATCCACTCGATCAAAAACTTGCAGGTTTAATTGATTATTCTCAAAACAAATGTGAGAGAAGATTAAGAGCAagagtatattaaaaatatgtgaCAAAATCTAATTTGCAAAGCCAAAAATGATTAACTtgtatcaagaaaaaaaaatcaaaataatataaacaaacaTGAAGAATctcaaatatattaaatatataaaacatgaGTCCGATCAGATGTATCAATGGGATTATCATTTTTTGTAACTAATAAGTTCCACTTCCACATGCCTCTTGCAATGTTAATAGGTGCCACAAGCAACAAATTAGAGATCCCACATTGACCAGTGACATGACCaaattaaagtatataagtGAGAGAATAACTCTCATCTTACACCGATTTTGTAGAATTGAATTAGACCCGTAAACCACATTTTAAGACAACAAAGACATCATGAAGACATAAGGTCAAATTTTAAGGTACTATTTTGCAGTTCCAGTTCCAGTCCCAAGGGGttgcttggtttcattttcaaagaaaatagaaaataaagttgaaatttggaaaacatttattttaaaaatgtttctgATAATAGGcccaattttgaaaacaaataattgttattttctgTTTCATGTCAAAATGCGGTGGCATCATTTCAATATTATTGtttcaattcttctttttcatGTGCTTGCTTATTTTGCGAGAAGAAACCCACCAATAGTGGCCATTTTGAACAGCAGCCCGGAACATATCATGGTCATTGAACCATTGCAAGAATGAGTGCTTGATTTTCAATCAGCTTTGGTAATTTGGTGTCTGTTGGTAGATTATGGAGGATTACACATTTGcacttgtaagttgtaactcaTTTAACAACTAACACAATTTACATTTTTCATTGGTGCAGATAGCAGATTATTGACACTTCCAAGGTTAATTCCATTTTATACGTGTTGATTGTGTGTAGCATGAATAGTCTTTGGTGTCTTTAACATTTTGCTCGCAACTTGCTTGATAAAATGTCGGAACCAtagatttgaaaatattattaggattttgaagtttttgattgccctattctaaatatatttttattgttaaaaattagtctgtaaattttatataaaaataacttaaattttttattgaaaaaaattaaatcaaacacattttcaatattttcattttatgaaaacaaaaaccaaggGAAACCAAACAAGTTTcctaaatcataaaaatttaaaaatgattttttttttagaaaatgaaaacaagaaatgaaaataaaaaacatattctcAAACCAAACGGGCCCTTATATTTTTGGCTGAAATTTATTGGAACAGATAAATCATATGTGAGACTCATTCAATAGGGAAGGGATTGAGACCTACATGATTTTGTAAGtctcaataaatttcaactgaTAGTAAAGAGTGTGatgctattttttctttttgctgtaGTTTTATGctattaagtttttcatattttattgtgtgtttattgtttaaattagAAGAAATTTGAAATATGCGTATGACATGATAATTTCAATAAGTTTATGTAAGCATTTATATTTGGATGCAATGTTTCTTCTTTCAATAATATTAATCAGTGTTACCTGAATTGTACTGTGAGCAATGTAGCGCTGTTTACTTTTCTGAAAGCTAACATCCACACGCTCCCAAGATACCTGAGTGAGCCCCCTTATCATCTCCTCTACATAGGGAAAGTACAAAAAAGTCAGAAAAATAGGAATAACATAGTAGGCTAAGGATAATAACAGGTACAGAATCTAAGATATCTTAGGCATAAGAGCCACAGATAGCAGCTTAAATTACATCAGCACCtcgtataattatattttattactattgtaTATTTGGTGTAACTAAGGTGAGTGTAACCACTGAGATAACagtagaataaaatattaaataaattgaaggtAAAGCATATGCTTGATCATGATACGTAATGAAAGTTGCTAAGAAAAAATGTAACCATAttgaataatgatattttaatagAACTAAACCAGAAATTAGGTAAAGAatggaaattttattgataagaaTAAATTCCTCCATCTTTGATCTGGAAAAACATGGTAGAAGATCAGAGATGAATGTATAAAGGAAATGCTGAAGCCCCAAAAAAGATGAACGCTGTGACAAATTACACACTCCAGGATGCTCAATAGTCCTGTGGTTCTCCCTTTCCCCTTCTTTGTGCTAGAAACCCACAGACCAGATTTGAAGACTAGATGAGATGgagaaaggaaaagaatgaATCTATTACTGATGAATGAAATCTGAACAGAACAGGGAGATAATTCTCTTTCCAAGGGGTTTTCCCTTTATACAATGAGCTACTTCTCAATTCCTTAAAGCTAACAATTCAGAACAATAATTCCTTGTACTCTTTTCAACAAGCTAGGTTCTTGCCCTTGCTACTATAACCACCTAACTAACTTTAACTACTCTGTAACTAATTCTAAAACTTCTAGGATCCTATCTGTTTCTGCCCCCTTGAAGTTCCACCTTGTTCTGCAAGAGGAAACTAGGGATTCCCCTTCCTAGATTTCCTTCTGTTCCTTTTGACGCAATGTTTCTCTCTGTTGATTCAAGATAGACACCTGTTAGGAACTAATTGGAAGGTATGAGACTTGAGTCATGACATTCTAGTGTGGGGTTTACGAAGCCTTAGGCTCTCCAACTACATTAGCTAGCTTTTATGGTGTAGTTTTCCCAGGGTTCTTATCAACTGGTATTAGAACCTTTCACGTCTCAACTGCTAATGAGCCGCATAGATAATGACACCATTGCAGTATTTATCCGGGACTAATCAAAGGGCTAATTCACAGCCAACCCAGGTGGGTGCTAAAGCTACAGAGCATGTGGAATGTTTaggatttaattgaaaattataagacTTGGGTCCCATGTTGGAAGTATGGGATTCTAGTGTGGGGTTTGTTGGCTTGCGGCTCTCCAACTACAATGGTTAGCTTTCATGGTGTAGTTCTCCCATGGTTCTTATCAACACTGCTACTAATTATCAATCAGAACAACACATACCATTTGTGGTGTGGTTCTCCCAAGGTTCTTATCCACACTGCTACTAATTATCAATCAGAACACATGCCATCCTAAACATGAAATCTATGATAAAAGTCATCATCTTACTAAGTACACAATACTTCAACATTGAGCAGGAGTAATAGAGACAGTCaacaaaaatcaacatcaacattatAATTCGCAAATGattatattatgaaattgataaaGCCTTTTTAAAGTAAAGAAATAACCTTCTAAGTCAATTATTTGGCCTCCAATATTAGATGTTTTATTGCAAATTTCATCAGCAGTCTCTCCTTCAACATAAACAATGTGCGGGTATCTCTCATCAATTACAAGAAGATTGGACTAGCACAACAGAAGAAACGGGATTTAGTCTCTGAAACCAGGTAAAGAATTATGGAAGACTATTATCAAAAGGTTTGTCTATACCTTTGGAAGTTCATGTTGGCGACGAATTGATGAGGTACGCCATCCTACCATATCTTAAAGACAAGTCAAGAAAtatcaaaacacaaaaaacatttCTTTATCTTAAGGAATGATCTGCAACATTGTGCCAATTTATGGTTTCaggtaaattaataattttctagCCATGGAGATATTGGAGTGTAGTGATCTACAAGTTCTTTGCACATACAAACTGAATCTGCTAACTTTGACATACGTGGTTGACTTTAGATTCATTGGGCTTAAGCTTATATGGTcagatgaattattttttaaaacctaaaTGTAAAAGAGGATACGATCATAATTTGCATTTGCATATGCCACTCGACGCTTAAATGCACGTAAAGCTGACCTACACCATCACAAACAATTAGATTGTCAAcaatacaaaaacaaatactagCATTTGATGAGCTTAACTGATACTTTAATACTAACATAAACTTTAAATCATCAGAGTCATTAACCATTCGCACGAGCAGAGGACGCTTTCCATCATCATTGTCCATGAGGAAGAGATGCTTCCCAGATCTCCCTGCAACTAAATGTGCCGTTTCAGATGCTCTTCTCTCAAGGAAAGGAAGACCGCAAAGAAATGGAAGCTACAAGAACCAAACGATAAAAGCACTAAGAGACAATATTGCAAGTCCAATATATGCACTTCATgtccaaaataaaatcaatgagCAAACTACCAAAGCCCAACAAATCACAATGGTGTTTCACTGCAGCTATAGTCCATGGAAATTAAAAGTTTCAATGCAACCCAATGTTTTATGCTTGTTCAAACGTAAATATTTATAGCAATTAATAACACCATTAATCTAAGGCAAGTGAGTTACAGCAAAATATGAAAACCCTTTATCTCTTGCACTGCTAATTGaatatttttcccttttgtaATGTTTCATAAAATGTAGCAACTTGATGCACTGCTATATTGAAAAGGCAGTAAACAGAATTAGATACACTTCCTTTGTATAAGATTGTAtaacaattaagaaaaaaaaaaaaaaaggctactAGTTGAGTCCATTTTGCATTATCAAACTTTCAAGCATGTCTTTGAATGTCCATATTCAATATCAACCTTTGAAGATATCTAATAGGGTCATGGCTAATATGGGGTACCTAAGTTTCATATCGGATGCTCAGTGGAGTACTTAAGTGGCCCTAGTGCTTGGGTTCTTATCAATTCGTATCAAAGCTAGCTGCTAGTATCTCAAAAAGGCCTGTCTATGGAGTGGTTGCCAGGAAAGGTTGAGGGGAAGCACTGTAGAGTGCAGCCACCGGGATGTCAGCTCTTAGGGATGGTACTATGATAGGGACATAGGTATTATGGAGTGCCTAAGTCCCACGTTGAGTAGTATGGGATGCTTAGTGGAATAGTTAAGTGGTTTGCTAGGTTCCCCCCTCCTTAGCAGCTAGCTTTTAAGGGAGGGTTCCCCAAGTACTTGAGTGCTTATCAATCTAATGGATAAAATATGCAATTATAACAAAGACAAATTcagtagaaaaatatatttcttgcCATACATATCAGTTATAAACTGACCATCGGAAATTCAAAAtgctaaaagaaataattactgAAATCATATGAACCGAACCACTTTCCTTTCAGAGTTTATGTTAAGTGGTTTTCAGGAAATAAAAAGGAACTAAATTTAATGATTTCACTAATTGCAGAGTTTGCAGTTAAATACCATCTATGTGCACCTATCTTGTAAAAAAACCGAAATGTCAAAAGATTTTAAGTCTGATAAATGAAGTAAAGAGAAATAACAGGCACAGAACATTACAGCTACTGTTCATAGCAAACTTAAGCAGCTACCTGTTTATTTCCTCTTGAACCAAGATGTGGTGTTGCAAATGTTATGAAGTTCATGGGCTCTAAACCAGCAATTTTGCCTTCATAACTCTGTTCAAGGAATTGCTTTGAAAATTCTGTTTTCTCTTCACTGAAATAGTCTCTACTGGTACCAACAAGTGCAAATGTTGAAGAATAATTATAAAGTCTCCCAATAGCATATCTTGCCACCAAGCCTCCTAGAGAATGCGCCACAAAGGATATCTTCT is a window encoding:
- the LOC100792195 gene encoding uncharacterized protein, yielding MLASDSGSVLRPKLPIPTIDPTRSLLRRCCCFFDPGSRPARPTLSLKMELLRRMGRGCFKAEADSAGQDFFDAAAAAAPNPAPHHLVIMVNGIIGSAADWRYAAEQFVKKLPDKVIVHRSECNSSKLTFDGVDTMGERLAEEVLSVVRRWPEVQKISFVAHSLGGLVARYAIGRLYNYSSTFALVGTSRDYFSEEKTEFSKQFLEQSYEGKIAGLEPMNFITFATPHLGSRGNKQLPFLCGLPFLERRASETAHLVAGRSGKHLFLMDNDDGKRPLLVRMVNDSDDLKFMSALRAFKRRVAYANANYDHMVGWRTSSIRRQHELPKSNLLVIDERYPHIVYVEGETADEICNKTSNIGGQIIDLEEEMIRGLTQVSWERVDVSFQKSKQRYIAHSTIQVKTYWLNSDGADVVYHMIDNFLL